A section of the Paralichthys olivaceus isolate ysfri-2021 chromosome 14, ASM2471397v2, whole genome shotgun sequence genome encodes:
- the mdh1ab gene encoding malate dehydrogenase 1Ab, NAD (soluble): protein MSDSIRVLVTGAAGQIAYSLLFSIAKGDVFGKDQPITLLLLDITPMLPVLDGVVMELQDCALPLLREIVPTDKEEVAFKDLDAAILVGSMPRREGMERKDLLKANVAIFKSQGAALEKYAKKTVKVLVVGNPANTNCLIAAKSAPSIPKDNFSCLTRLDHNRARSQVAIRCGVPATQVKNVIIWGNHSSTQYPDVHHCLVNMSGSELACFDAVKDDDWLKGDFIATVQQRGAAVIKARKLSSAMSAAKAICDHMRDIWSGTPQGEFTSMGIYSSGNKYGVPDDLIYSFPIQIKDKNWTIVDGLAINDFSRSKMDATAAELIEERDMAVAFLGV, encoded by the exons ATG TCTGATTCTATTAGAGTCCTGGTGACCGGCGCTGCTGGGCAGATTGCCTATTCCCTGTTGTTCAGCATTGCCAAGGGAGATGTCTTTGGCAAAGATCAG cCAATCACCTTGCTCCTTTTGGACATAACACCAATGTTACCAGTCCTGGATGGCGTTGTCATGGAGCTGCAGGACTGTGCCCTCCCACTTCTGAGAG AGATCGTTCCCACTGACAAAGAGGAAGTGGCCTTCAAGGACCTGGACGCTGCCATCTTGGTCGGCTCCATGCCCAGGAGGGAGGGCATGGAGAGGAAAGACTTACTCAAAGCCAACGTGGCCATCTTCAAGAGCCAGGGAGCCGCCCTGGAGAAGTATGCCAAGAAGACTGTCAAG GTGCTGGTTGTAGGAAACCCTGCCAACACCAACTGTCTGATTGCAGCCAAGTCTGCTCCCTCCATCCCCAAAGACAACTTCTCCTGCCTCACTCGTCTGGACCACAATAGGGCTCGCTCTCAG GTGGCGATTCGCTGTGGCGTTCCTGCTACTCAAGTCAAGAATGTGATCATCTGGGGAAACCACTCGTCCACCCAGTACCCAGATGTGCACCACTGCCTGGTCAACATGTCCGGTAGTGAGCTCGCCTGCTTCGATGCTGTCAAGGATGATGACTGGCTCAAAGGAGATTTCATAGCT acagtgcagcagagaggtgccgcagtcatcaaggccaggaAGCTGTCCAGTGCCATGTCTGCCGCCAAGGCCATCTGTGACCACATGAGAGACATCTGGTCAGGCACCCCCCAG gGTGAGTTCACCTCTATGGGCATTTACTCCTCTGGAAACAAATATGGAGTCCCAGACGACCTCATCTATTCATTCCCTATCCAGATCAAG GACAAGAACTGGACGATTGTGGACGGCCTGGCCATCAATGATTTTTCCCGATCAAAGATGGATGCCACAGCAGCTGAGCTgatagaggagagagacatggcgGTGGCTTTCCTGGGGGTATGA